The following coding sequences are from one Melanotaenia boesemani isolate fMelBoe1 chromosome 17, fMelBoe1.pri, whole genome shotgun sequence window:
- the LOC121628037 gene encoding piggyBac transposable element-derived protein 3-like — protein MQRRFTTTQALQIILGDASLLDSDADEIDIEEESEPEQFSEADSEDDAPHPLKKNPRLDTTVTETAKDGTVWRKEEVGRHLHFTPIEPYAADGEPTPEARTRITTRLQSFLCFLSLQMLRTIQACTIQHARDTETVDWFMAVPELMAFIAIIIWRGVKKVPSLSDNWSKMYGNKEIMATMARDRFQKIMQHLRFDCKDTRHERVQTDRFAAISELWESFRKNCVKFYRPGRHITIDEQLYPSKTRCPFLQYIATKPDKFGIKFRVACDLKSKYICNVYPYVGKDPSRPKEERLSESVVMKLIEPFLDQGRTVTTDNFFTSISLSKKLLSRKTTIIGTVNKIRREIPPSAKVKNCSEFSTQVFTTTNATLTVYAASRKKTVYVMSSMHGLIQTEDTHKKKPTTITQYNKTKCGVDSMDQMVREYSVRAGTRRWPVAVFYNMVDMAALNAYVLYQACTGRKERRPDFLMQLASELAASHVTAKQIERDNGLRKQAAEPEEPAKRKKCQVRNQCRKNLAAKRCVECSKFTCGMCKKEEPWRCKVCAD, from the exons ATGCAGAGAAGATTCACCACCACGCAGGCTTTGCAAATCATTCTGGGTGACGCAAGCCTTCTTGACTCCGATGCAGATGAGATCGACATTGAAGAGGAATCTGAACCGGAGCAGTTTTCGGAG GCCGATTCTGAGGACGATGCTCCCCATCCCCTGAAAAAGAATCCTCGGCTTGATACCACGGTAACAGAGActgctaaagatggcacagtttGGCGTAAAGAAGAAGTTGGACGACATCTGCATTTCACTCCTATTGAACCTTACGCtgcagatggagagccaacaccTGAAGCCAGAACAAGGATCACAACTCGCCTCCAAAGCTTCCTCTGCTTTCTTTCCCTCCAGATGCTTCGCACCATTCAAGCCTGCACAATTCAACATGCAAGAGACACAGAGACTGTGGATTGGTTCATGGCTGTTCCAGAATTGATGGCATTCATAGCAATTATCATCTGGAGAGGGGTGAAGAAGGTTCCATCCTTGTCTGACAACTGGTCCAAGATGTATGGAAACAAAGAGATCATGGCAACAATGGCTAGAGACCGCTTCCAAAAAATCATGCAACACCTTCGCTTTGATTGCAAGGACACCCGGCATGAGCGAGTGCAGACAGACAGGTTTGCAGCAATTTCAGAACTATGGGAATCATTTCGGAAGAACTGTGTCAAATTCTACAGACCTGGTCGGCACATCACCATTGACGAACAGCTGTACCCATCAAAAACACGTTGCCCTTTTTTGCAGTACATTGCCACAAAACCAGATAAGTTTGGAATAAAATTTAGGGTGGCGTGCGACCTGAAATCCAAGTATATCTGCAATGTTTATCCCTATGTTGGCAaagaccccagtcgtcccaaaGAAGAGAGACTGTCTGAGAGTGTGGTTATGAAGTTGATTGAACCATTTCTGGATCAGGGCAGAACCGTCACAACGGACAATTTCTTCACGTCAATTTCACTTTCCAAAAAGTTGCtcagccggaaaaccaccatcattgGGACAGTCAATAAGATTCGCAGAGAAATTCCTCCTTCTGCGAAAGTGAAAAACTGCAGTGAGTTCAGCACTCAGGTGTTTACAACAACTAACGCCACATTGACTGTTTACGCAGCCAGCCGGAAGAAGACGGTCTATGTCATGAGCAGCATGCATGGGCTCATTCAGACtgaggacacacacaaaaaaaaaccaaccacCATCACCcagtacaacaaaacaaaatgtggggTGGATTccatggaccagatggtgcgggaatACTCCGTACGAGCTGGAACAAGAAGATGGCCAGTGGCTGTGTTCTATAACATGGTGGACATGGCAGCCCTGAACGCCTATGTGCTTTATCAAGCCTGCACAGGAAGAAAGGAAAGGCGGCCAGATTTTTTGATGCAGCTTGCCAGTGAGTTGGCCGCGTCTCACGTGACAGCGAAGCAGATTGAAAGGGACAACGGTCTTCGCAAACAGGCTGCTGAACCAGAGGAACCTGCCAAAAGGAAAAAGTGCCAAGTCAGGAACCAGTGCAGAAAGAACCTTGCTGCAAAAAGATGTGTTGAATGTAGCAAGTTCACATGTGGAATGTGCAAAAAAGAAGAGCCATGGCGCTGCAAGGTCTGCGCAGACTAA